Within the Populus trichocarpa isolate Nisqually-1 chromosome 14, P.trichocarpa_v4.1, whole genome shotgun sequence genome, the region TCGGAAACCTTTGATGGGTTTtcggaattttttttaatgtttttttaagttgggTTTGGTCCGTAGTTCATATAgacattcttcttctttttttttttttttttgatttacgtggggtgtccgggccagcttacgcgcaccacgactattccccacgacccactggacatcctgcaaacccaggagcaggtaaggcaccgcggggatgacaagcgtgcacatagagggtcgaacctgGGACGGGGACGGAACAAatcacacgattgaccacagcagccAGGCCCTCAGCATATAGACATTCTTTTCTTCCATGTTTAAGGTGGCAAAGTACAAAGAAAAATGTAGCTTGATGTTGCCTTGACGTTGGGCTCACCTTTGAGCCCAGTATCTTTCATTGAACTCGATTTTTAGCCTATGGTTTCCTTCATGCTTTCGACAGTTGTTGTCTTTGAGGTTGGGCTCTAGTTTGAACCCAACATCCCCTCCTTGGACTTGGTTTTGAGCCCAAGGTTTTCCTCCTTGTCtggcaactttttttttggttgttagGCTTGGTTTTGAGACCAATATTTACTCTTTTGAGTCCAAGGTTTTTCTCCTCAACGATTGGCAACTTCTTTCTTGTTTGTTGCTGATCTCTGTTTTGAGCCCAACATTCTTGTTGTTGGGCTTTTCCTTGAGCCTAACTTTCCCTGATTGAGCCCGGTCAAAACACAAAAACGTCTAGGTAAATCACTATAATCACAGTCACAcaatactatttattataatttattttaattctgttaggttatatattaattttatgaatttaattttttttttatatgttttgatattctgatcttaaaaataatttttaaaaaataaaaaaaatatcattttaatacatttcaacacgtaaagcactttgaaaagcaatacaaccacacttccaaacacttCTAGAActacaaccacactcccaaacacgaCTATTAGAGCCCATTTCAATACGAGTGTTATGCTAAAAATCATTTGTTCTTTTCGGGTTGAACCTGGATCTGCTTTATGACGGTTGAAAATATGCTAGAAAAAGAAGATACGAGGAAGTGGGTTTTCTCAGGGTAGATGAAGCAAGGGGCTCTCACGACAAATCCACGAGAAAAAAGGATTTACAACTCGCAGAGGGAGCCAGAGACCAACCATTACAAGGATGTTTTTAGAGTAcagcttcatgttttttttgtaataaaaaccAGCGAAACAAATTGATTTACAACCCAGAGGAAGCCAGAGTTCCACCGCTTGATAAATGCATCGTAAGATTCAGGACGACTTGCAGAGTCCATGTAACCTAAGTTAAGAAGGGCATTAGGAGCTAGTAACTGCCATTGGAAGGTCCATCACAAGCCCGCTTCCGTTTCATCTGGCCTTTCGTAAATGGATGACATGTCAATCAAATGGCGCATGGTTGGTCTGCCATGGGGGCAATTCCAGGGGGACTTTAGATCGACCAAATGCTCAAGTatctgagaaagaaaaaatacgGGGGGAAAAAAGGCCAGGATAATTTAGTAAGCTTTATTGATATGcctaaattcaaaataatgagTGGCATCCTGCAGAAAATGATCATTAGAAAtactagaaacaaaaaaaaaaacaatgtaaggCGTCCACACACACAATTGAGCAAACAGACATTGAAAACTACTTGCTTCTCATAGATGATAGAGTTTCATGGTGGAAACAATATGTGCAGTACTAACACATGGTTAATACCTTCTGCATTTCATTCCTCCCTAGTGCATCTCCAATCATAACCGATGATCTGCATGCACGTGATGCAAACATTGCATGAACTCTTGATGGGCAGACGGAATCAGCAGTGTCCATTTTGTATCTACTGATTATGGAGCATTCCCCTTGACTATCAGCAAGAGTAGAAATCAGATCCTTCACATCTGTTTCAAAAGAGCGCGCTACTAATCAACTTTTCCAAGCATGTTGGTCCAACAATAGTTTGATATACGTTGATTTTTACCAAGAGAAATCACTATAGTATTGCATGGGGCAAGAAATTCATCTTCAGAGAAGGACCAGCACACAATAGGCATGCCCTATAATAGTCCAAATGGCCATGCCAATCAGCACATTTTGGAACAAACATATAGAACTGTTAGCCGAAGCAACATAGAGTTGAGGACACTTATGAAAATCACAAAGTCAGACACACAACTCCTCAGCATGCCttaaaatattcttcttctatcttgtaataatataaaagttGATAAGATGGCACAATGAGACAACTTTCAACCAAAACAAGTCTCTAATCATGCTTCCAAATTACTTAGAAAAAGAACACAACTTTTCAGGAAATAAATGCAATTAATGCGACTAGAAGATGATCCTGTCATCAATTATAGATTTATGTAATCGCAAACTAGCAAGTGCCAGCACATTATGTGCATGTTATAGATCATGTTTGTGccatttttatctcttttttcttggcttttgtcttttttctaaAGATATAAATTAAGTAAACTAAAAACTTTCATGATGTGCTAATGTTCTGAATCCATGTCAGCCTCCATGGAAATGCAACAAAACCACAAGCTAACTAGtaaacttttgatttcataACATCCCATTTgcttagagaaagaaaaataaaaggcatttaTTACCTTCAACTCCAAAAGTTATGTTCTTACTAAAGGGAACAGctttcaatttaaaatgatgCCCAGGTAGTGCATGTGGATCCTCTTCCAAAGCAAATCCATTTTTTCTGACCATCGGAAACACCAGAACACGCATCATTAAAAGCATAGAAATTTTAGCAGAAAGTAGAAATTACAAACAGAAAAGGCTAGTGACGATTAAACCATATTTCACCTGATTATGTCTAGGTTCATTGAAGCAACTACTTCCTCTTCTGGAGATAACTCCAGCCTCAGTGGCCTGTGCATGATTTTCAAAGAAAGAGAGCAGAATTTGATGATTAATAAAGTACTGGCTTATTCAAAGCAATAAGTGAAAAGTGCATCAAAAATAGAAGTGATGCAAAGGAACTACCAACAATGTAACCTAATACATTGCAACGTATTATCCCTCGCTATTGCTTTCACATCCAAATATCCAGGTGAAAAATATGTGCCCGAGAGCCCATAATGCTTTAGTATATGGAGAACACAATAGTAATCCTAGTATCTCTCACTCTATTCCTTGACTGACAAGCTACATGCAAAATTGAGTTGAAAGACATACTCAAGATGCAATTTAAACAGCATATAGAAATGCAGCAACTAACTTCAAGGACACTAAGTGCCCATTTCGGAGTGTGATAGCTTCTGCTTTAGGTGTTTTTCAAAAGTgcatttcacttgaaaatgcatcaaaataaatttttttcggattttgttttttatttttgacattagcacgtCAAAATCATTGTAAAgcactaaaaaaacatcaattcaatGTATTTTCGGGGTAAACACACTTTTATAACGCACTCAAACATAGTTGCAAACGCAATATAAAACAAGCACTGAGTGATAAAGTGGATAAGTCCCAGATAATGTAAATATCCAATTCCACAGGTCCAATCCCCCTCTTGACAAGTGAGCAAAGGGATGTACAATTTCTCTTTCCCTTGATAATAATCTTTCAAGtccattttgattttcaatggCTGGATTACGACGAACTCATATAATGTAGGCAAAAAAAACAGGTGATGTTGGCTCTTCTTTGCTTAACAGGAGGCTCACTCAATGGTTCAATTGGTttatgttttctcttaaattcaGGAATTTTGGTTCTCTGTCGTTATAATGACAAACCCTTGGAATTCAGGAATGGGAATTTAAACAGTTTGAGATACTTTATACTACTGTTGAATATAGAAGAGCCTCAAAGCAGCAAAAAAGCACCGGGAGGGAATCTTTCGAAATAAATCTTACGCAAAATATGCTACATTAGAGAGAGTGGATAAACAACACTGGGGGGCGGGGGGGAACTTTTCCACAGTCCAGAATATGGTGTTGATCTCTATTACTTAGGTGTGATGGCAGGGGACAACTTACTAGTGGACTCCCTGTTCATTAGATAGATCTGCaacttattttgattaaaaggaTTTTAGATCGTGTAGGTATTTTAACACTGATTTAATCCAAGATCCACATTCAATCATCAACATTGCAATTTAGAAACTATATCAAGCATCTTACATTCCCAACTTACAAGAGAGTTAGCAAGAGCAATTCAAGAGGTCATAAACTCCTTACCGAAGCAAGGGCTGCTGGTTTAAAATGGTTGATTGACAGAGTCTCTCAAAATTATACTTCTCATCAGCagcatgctaaaaaaaatggaaaacagTATGAGAATTCTACACATTCTCCGTGTAAGTGCAGTCTCAAGGCAATTAAACACAAGCATTTAATCAACTTCAGTGTTCAAATGAAATAATCAGAACAcacaaatgatgaaaaatagaTGCCATACACAATCTTGGATAGAAAATCACCTGATCCACGATAAACAAATCCTGATCTAATTTCCCAATGATAAAACCAAGATTAAATTGACCAATCAcctacagggaaaaaaaaacagtaaccATGGGTCATTCACCAGTTTGTTGTCATCATAGAAAGCATTCTTGCTAAAAATTTGGCTACCCTAAAGTTTCACAAACAGACCAGCCCAATTTAAAAAGGGCCAACCACAATGCTGAAAAACTCTTGTTTAAAGATCTTCACAAGACACTGAATTGATTCATGAAATGATGAATAGGAcagcaaaaaaatagaaaaggaaagacTATGTACACATGAAAATTTATGCTTCTACTTAACTATGTGCACTGTTCAAGCATatgatcaaataaatagagtaaACAACAACCTTCATTCTACCAAAGTCTTCTTTTCTGAATAGTCTTTCTAACTCAGTTGTAGCAGCAGCTAAAGCCCTTAATTTCCGCTCCTCATTGTCTGGTTGAGAGAGCTCCAGTGTAGCAGCAGCATAGCTCCTATGACTGAGCAAGAAAAACCAAGTTGGTTACGAACAGAAGAATTTATATTTCTCGACTTGAAGAAAGTCATTAATTTGTAGACCTTCTCTTTGAGCCTCCAAACGTGAATTTGCCAGATTGCAACCTTGACAGCCTCTGCATCCTTCTTGAATGCAGGTCTTGAAAGCTAAATTGCAAGGTGGAGCATATCTGTTGGGCAGAAAAAGGCACTGGAGCATCTAATAATTCGATGGAAGATTGAGCTGGAGGAGAGGCAACAGGAAGATCCTCTAACAAATTTCCAAGCCCTTTGCAAGGGGTAGTAATTGATGGGACATCATCAGGAGAAGATGAATTTTGCTCACCTGATGGATCCTGCGGATAAAGTAGTAAAACTCACACATCAAGAGTTTAGGCTGCAATCGTGCATTAGGTCACACATGCATTCAtgtgaaaaagtaaaaaaggttTTCACAATCAAACAAGAAAGGGAGGAATTATTTTGAAGAGCTAAGAACCACGTACCTCCGCAAGTTTAGGCTGCAATCCTGAATTATTCcttgttttattgatgatcacatCTGTGCTGTGATGTTTGGGGGGCTCAGCATCAGTAAACTCAGTAGAATCATCAATGTGGTGATGATTAAAAGGAAGACTTGTAACCGCATCATGAATGTCAATATCACTTTTCTTCAATTGACATTCAGAGGTCTGATTTCTTAGAACAGGAACTTCAGACAATTGTGTAGTAATGTCTTCACGCTTTCTCTTATTGACAGTTAAAAAATTGCTGAGTTTTGATTGAAAGGAGCCTGAAGGACCATTTGAATCCCCCTTTACTCGCTCAACCACTCTTGACGGGCATTGTGCATTTTGATCCGTCACAATATTGAGATGTGTCGTTGCTTTGCAGCTGTTACTGTTTGTAAGACTATCAGTTTTCTTAATGCCATGTAATCTAAGAGCAAAGTCCTTCATCATAAACTTTTCTTCGATGTCATGGATAGATCTTTCTCCAACTTGAAAGGGCTTAGATTTGACTTCAACTGTCATGAGTGGACTGCTGTCCTCTGCATCTGTTTGAGTTTCTTCACTATCATTGCCATTTGCAGATGATTGTTTTGATAACATATTAGATTTCTCGCGAGGAGAGCACAGCTGAGAGCTATCTGCTGCCTTAGCATGattctcaaatttattaacaGAATAACAGGAATTActtgaagaataatttttttccagtcCCTCCCTTAGAGCAAGCAGTATAGAGCTCTCATCagaaaagaatatttttcttttgtcagGAGTCACATTAACATCACACGCTGTAGTTGGAATGGTGAAATTCATGATTGCGATGGGATATTGTCGGGAGTTTGCACCTTTGTATAGTTCATTCACAAGCTTGCTGACTTTAGGCATGTCCACTGGTCGACCATTTACAAAATAGTATTGTCTATCACCCAAATTGCGACCACTGCCTTGACCAGACTTAGAAAGGAAGCCTTCAACCTTGCAACTGCCTGATATATCTATATCCACAGGTTCTAAGCAGCTGAAGGTGTTCACGCCAAACACTGTTATGATGTTATCTTTAAGGGAATCACTTCCTTGGGTTTTTAGTACTACAGACTTTGCATTTTTACCAGTTGTGTTAGAGCAGACTATGCGAACGCCTTTTGAAATAAGAGCATAGGCCTGAAAATAAGGAAAAGGTCTTTAATTTAAATGGATAATCAGAAGACATCATCATATAGCAGAATTACTATATTCTGTTTCATAGGCACACCACATAGCATTTCTTTGAAGTTCAATCAAAACCCTCGTATCCAAAACACTAAATCTAATAGACACAAATGTTATGAAATGAAGAGAGAATAAACATCAGAAAACACTCACATTCAATAAAGAAATAAGCTTTCCGTATTCCTTGCGAATGTTGCGGCTAAATTCTTTGCTTCGCACCGGCAAACTGGAAAACAACTTCTTAACAGTGACTGTCGTGCCAACCTGTCGGGCTGTCTTTCTCTCGGCTGTTAACAAACCTGAATGATTAAAAGTCAAGTGTGTAGCCACCGGCTCGTTTTTGGTCCTTGTTTCAACAGTGAGGTCTCCTAACACGCAAAGCGAACTCAATGCCTCTCCTCTGAAACCAAATGTGGTCAAAGACTGAAGATCATGAAAGTCCCCCAATTTGGAGGTGTGGTGCTTAAGTGCCAGAACCTGCGGCAACAAGCACGCAAgcaacataaccaaatactcaATGcttaatcaatcaatcaataaaaaaaaaattatattacctTGAAATTATTAGGAGAGACGCCGCAGCCATTATCGATGACCTGGAAGGATTCCAGGCCGTAGTCTTTCAAAGAGATTTCGATGGAAGTAGCGCCAGCATCCAAGCTGTTTTCAACAAGCTCCTTGACTGCGGATGAGAGGTCCAAAATCACTTGACCAGCGCAGATTCTGTGGACAGCGGCTTTGTTTATAGGCCTGATAGTGATTGCGGAGGATTCCATAGAAGCCTTAAATTGAACATTAACCCAAGAAACTTGATTTTGTAGagcaaagaagagagaaaacaagtgGGGTAGAATCTATTTGGTTAGGGAGCTAGGGTTTTGGATTTGgtagtgagagagagagagagttgggGACTGGAAACTGTTGCGCTAGTTGATTTGCCGCCAAAAAGAaaggttggattttttttacgatacgttgtaattaatttttaaaatattttttatgttaaaatatattaaaataatatatttttaatttttaaaaattatttttaaaaattgtacatcaaaatgatttaaaatataaaaaaaattattttagtaaaaaaaaatttaatttttttaaaaacatgatttgcaCCACATTCCAAACAacttctaattattatttttaaaaatattttttatttaaaaatatattaaaataatatttttattttttatttttttatatgaatgcatcaaaataatataaaaatattaaaaaataataatttatacatgctttcaaacttaaaaaacaaataaaaccttaaTTCAAACATGATAGATATCAACTTTATCctgtttgaataaataaatattttttgaatagttattttattcgataaataataaatatggtaTAACTTTTTGAACATAACtcaaaatatgtatttataatatataaatatatttatagaatatttagatttttttaattatatatatatatatatagagagagagggggggcgGGGGGGGGGGCGGACTCACACTCCGCGGACGAACCTTGCTAAGGAATCCTTAGGTTTATTGTATCCTCACCAATATTTGAGTTACTCGAGCCAACATTCTCACTTCTGCTTCATCCATCCTTGCTGGTGCAGGTATTTCTCTTTAAGCGAAACGCTCCTCTGTTGATGTATTTTTACatcttatatattaatttttttttattaaatgataaataatagtAAGATAATGAATacctaaaatataataaatagtttaaataataaataaaacatgagtactaactaatattataaaacGTGTGTGGGAaaattactataattttttcacatgtttttttttcattttggtttttttatctgttttgtcatttatttttgttttgttttttttttccttttttttcccaatatTTGTTTTCCGTTCCCccctcctttctttttgttttacatgtttttttatcaagattgtcttcttctttttttatattttttttcaaaattatttttgtctattttttttaaatattgaactggttgagaatttagttaattgttttctttaagatattatggattactataatatttccttacataatttttttttataattttttttttccaaaataatctttgttaattttattttttttatattaagctggttgagaattttgtttcgtaaattttttaaaaaatactgtaaattgttataatatttccttacatgatttttgttttattatagtatttttctatatatattttttaaaaaaattatcttttttagagtgatttttTTAGGAGGACTTGTGAAATCTTATTTTGTTGTAGCAAGTTTCCATGTGTGGTTACGTTTTCGTGACATAATAATATGTGCCTgctagggaaaaaaaaaaagtttaatgacGCTGCAAGGTAGTTTTGGTATGAtagacaatataatttttttatgaagtacatctttgaataatataaaaaaaattaaattttatcctgtTTTAGATTCTTTCagggaagaatttttgtttcacTAAAATTAGTAAGACAAGTTTGTCTAATTCTATACATAATTAgaggtaattattttttgttcgattcggtttttattaaaaaaatctaaccaaaccgaatttaaaaacaaaaaaaccaaaatcggTTCAGACCGACCAATTTTGGTctgttttttaggataaaaaccggttcaaaccgatttgacttgatttttcagcttggctcgattttttcggtttgggctcggtttagttttttctgttttaggcttataaaaccgaaccggtcggttttttaaaattttaatctgttttatcggttttttttcagggttcagttttttcggttatttttttctggttttcttggtttaattagtttttcgggtttttttgctcacccatATACACAATGGTTAACTAGGGTTTATTTGAgtcaacataagaataaaaatggttattatcatagttttaaagtCCGATCATGAAGTTGATCTGAAGCAAGGCCAGGGTTACGGATTGGATTGACCATTAATCTGAGTCAACGTGAGGATAAAAGTgcttattattatatttcaaaactTGACTCGAGGTAGACCCGAGGCATAGCCCAGGTCATGTTGAaaattgacccgagtcaacacaATGATAGAAGTGATTATTATTAGGGGTgtgcaaaaaaaccggaaaaccgaataaaccaagaaaaccgataaaaaattaaccgataaaaaaaaccgactaaaccaattagaatagttagaaaaaatcccggttcgattcggttttcgGTTTTGTAATTCAGGAACCGGTTAACCTGGACCGAACTGAACCGgttcaaatagaaataaaaaaaccagtaCTATAAATACCTTCCAAACCTATCTATAGTTCTACATTTCAGTCTCTTCTTCTAACCTAGCCGCCCCCCCCACTCACTCCCTCTTGATTAAATCTTCATCTCTTCTCTATTCTCTCCCATCAACAGTTTAGTTCTACTTCTACATTTCAGTCTTTTCTTTTAACCTAGCCGCTGCCCCCCCCACTCCCTCTTGATCAAATCTTCATCTCTATTCTCTCCCATCTACAGATCTGCTTTGTAGTTTCTTCTTTTAACCCTAGCAAATCTAGTCGCCGCCCCCCTCCCTCTTATTCAATCTCTCGATCAGATCTTCATCTCTCCCATATAAAAATCTactttttagtttcttcttcCAACCCTAGCAAACTCAGTTGCCGCCCCCTCCCTCTTGTTCAATCTCTCAATCAAATCttgatctcttaatttttttgtctttaaatcAAAACTAACAGTCGCTCCTTCAAGCTCTTTGTCTCTCCAAGTTGGATATGTCTATTCTcttttctatattgttttttctttttattttttaattttcatcagtTTATATTAACCTATTTTGTTAAACTTTTCAGGTGAACTATTCAAGAGAACCAAATGAACTTTTAATGTCTATGCTTGCGCGCCTCAatagttggtttttttctttgcaatttctTCTCACTTGGTTTCTAAGAAAATACaagcaataaaatattgaaggcaTATGGTTtacttaacaataatattaaaatagcaatatcttttcttttgttttgtttttgtgagtGCCGGGAGAGAGACTGTTGATgcgttttatttcaatttcaaggaCTCCTGCAGATTGTATTTCTTTAGTTTTATCATATGcattgttttcttggtttaagTGTTATTtgttgtataattttattttgcattttgattAGAGTTGATTAGTTTGAGAAAATTGGGGtgcaaattaaaagatatttcttctgtaatttgagataaattctggtaaagaaaagttaaacaatgaatataggtttttttatatcgaTTATAAATTTTCAAGCCTTTTAAATGACCCcatcaaaattcataaaaaagccataaaaaataaactggtttttccggtttttctattcaattaaccgaaccaaaactggtcggtttgaaccggtttcggtttttttaaaaaaaaaactagtttggttaattttttagatgaaaaccggaccgaaccggaaatgctcacccctaattattatcattgttttaaaacctgactaaGAGGTCGATCCGGGGCAAATCCCGGGTCATGGGTCAGGCTCAGGTTACGAGTTTGGTTAATTATTGACCCATGTCAACgtaaggatgaaattaattattataatagtcTTAAAACTCGATTTAAAAGTCGACCCGATGTGAGGCTTGGGTTATGAGTCAGGTTAACTATTGACCTGAgtcaatataaagataaaaataataattattaagttTGAGCATTTTTTGTTCAGTTTGGTTTCAGACCAAAACGaacaaccaaactgaaattatttgttttcaagtttttaaaccaaacaaaaaactaattcaaaccGATCcgttccaacttttttttttttttttcatttcaaaccaaaatcattcaaatttttggttttttactgCCTGTCGATGTCAATATGCAAGGTCCACTACTGAAAATGCGTTTAGGATTGGATCCGGAACTATGCCATTATTTGACAGGATTAGAGAAATCTTTTAGCTTTCCAtgtatgattaaataaaaagagcCAGAGCCATGCGATATAAAGCTTAACTTTAAAGtgcaaaaactaaaattttgcaTTTTAGTCGTCTAATTGATTATAGATTATAAAGTAAGGAAAGAAAGTAATCGGTCCCCATAAACTAAAAACTGTAtgtaggattaaaaaaaaaatgaaaaataaaagaaaaatgctcTCGCCAGTAAcaacagctaaaaaaaaaccccagaAGACTCTCAACATCTAGAGAAAAAATCGCATAGAAgatgattgaaattttaataaaaaataacaagaagaataatgttatataaataaatttttttttataaaattataatacgAACACACGCTTCAGTTATTTTATTCATGAACGGTCAATGAATTGATCCTAATATTAACGGGGTCAGCACTTTATAACTAAAAAGTTTACATATCCATAAACGGCAACACTTTGACTACACTTGCCTCTCCATGTCTCACACCGTAAGAGGAATTATTGTAGGGAATGGCCAGGGATGCGACAAACACGGCTTTCGCTCCCATTGTTTATTAGTCAACTCTTTCATAATCACAACAACCAAAAAGtcgtgatttgatttttttttaaaaaaatctctaatcACCACTGATTATTTTTTGTGGGGATATTTTATGCAGTTTGGAGAGAATCTGTGGAAAAACCTTGAGGTAAAAGTAGAATTCCTAAATAGTTTGCTGCCAGGTGGATAAGAATATGTTGCCAAGAGGTGATTGCAAGTTGCAAAATTAAGTTGAAATCAGTGCCgccgccaccgccaccgccaccaccGCACCTTAAATATTCAATTTCTGTATGAATTTTTGAGCATTGAAAAAGAACATCTGTATAGAAAAGCAGAAAGACGTCTCcgcttttattttcagtttaatttaattaaataagcaGAAAATGGAGGTGATGACCCATTCTTCCACGTTCCTTCTTCCCAGTAACCACCACAGCTCCTCTGTAACCTACGCACTTGTCGTCCTTAACCGACCCCTCCCCAGATTCACCCCGCTTCTCTGGAACCACGGTTCGGTTTCCCTTGTGgctttatctttctttctttgctcgCCAGCGTGAGCgtgacaaatttttttttttttctggtttttggGGGTGTGTTTTATGTGTATAACAGCACAGGTGAGGGTGTGTGCTGATGGAGGTGCCAATCGGGTGTTCGACGAGATGCCTCTTTTGTTCCCTAGCGATGACGCTCTTGATGTTCGACAAAGGTCTTTCtctgtttaattttatatatatagagaggtTGCTTTTGAGATTTTACATGATAAAAATCTGTTCATTCATTTTACTATTGGGTCTTAAACTGGTTTTGATTGACACAAAAACGAAATCTTTTTTGACGGGATCTATGCTAATGGTGGATTCATGGCTGAATGAGATCAGCAAGGCCAAGTCAGGTGTGGGTAGAGTTGTTCTAAAATGAACGAACCCggaattatttatttgtgttggAGAATCTTGATGCTTGTTTTGAAGTTTTCTGGGAAAGAATACGTATTCGTGCGCAATT harbors:
- the LOC7457943 gene encoding DNA mismatch repair protein PMS1 isoform X1, which codes for MESSAITIRPINKAAVHRICAGQVILDLSSAVKELVENSLDAGATSIEISLKDYGLESFQVIDNGCGVSPNNFKVLALKHHTSKLGDFHDLQSLTTFGFRGEALSSLCVLGDLTVETRTKNEPVATHLTFNHSGLLTAERKTARQVGTTVTVKKLFSSLPVRSKEFSRNIRKEYGKLISLLNAYALISKGVRIVCSNTTGKNAKSVVLKTQGSDSLKDNIITVFGVNTFSCLEPVDIDISGSCKVEGFLSKSGQGSGRNLGDRQYYFVNGRPVDMPKVSKLVNELYKGANSRQYPIAIMNFTIPTTACDVNVTPDKRKIFFSDESSILLALREGLEKNYSSSNSCYSVNKFENHAKAADSSQLCSPREKSNMLSKQSSANGNDSEETQTDAEDSSPLMTVEVKSKPFQVGERSIHDIEEKFMMKDFALRLHGIKKTDSLTNSNSCKATTHLNIVTDQNAQCPSRVVERVKGDSNGPSGSFQSKLSNFLTVNKRKREDITTQLSEVPVLRNQTSECQLKKSDIDIHDAVTSLPFNHHHIDDSTEFTDAEPPKHHSTDVIINKTRNNSGLQPKLAEDPSGEQNSSSPDDVPSITTPCKGLGNLLEDLPVASPPAQSSIELLDAPVPFSAQQICSTLQFSFQDLHSRRMQRLSRLQSGKFTFGGSKRSHRSYAAATLELSQPDNEERKLRALAAATTELERLFRKEDFGRMKVIGQFNLGFIIGKLDQDLFIVDQHAADEKYNFERLCQSTILNQQPLLRPLRLELSPEEEVVASMNLDIIRKNGFALEEDPHALPGHHFKLKAVPFSKNITFGVEDVKDLISTLADSQGECSIISRYKMDTADSVCPSRVHAMFASRACRSSVMIGDALGRNEMQKILEHLVDLKSPWNCPHGRPTMRHLIDMSSIYERPDETEAGL
- the LOC7457943 gene encoding DNA mismatch repair protein PMS1 isoform X2; this translates as MESSAITIRPINKAAVHRICAGQVILDLSSAVKELVENSLDAGATSIEISLKDYGLESFQVIDNGCGVSPNNFKVLALKHHTSKLGDFHDLQSLTTFGFRGEALSSLCVLGDLTVETRTKNEPVATHLTFNHSGLLTAERKTARQVGTTVTVKKLFSSLPVRSKEFSRNIRKEYGKLISLLNAYALISKGVRIVCSNTTGKNAKSVVLKTQGSDSLKDNIITVFGVNTFSCLEPVDIDISGSCKVEGFLSKSGQGSGRNLGDRQYYFVNGRPVDMPKVSKLVNELYKGANSRQYPIAIMNFTIPTTACDVNVTPDKRKIFFSDESSILLALREGLEKNYSSSNSCYSVNKFENHAKAADSSQLCSPREKSNMLSKQSSANGNDSEETQTDAEDSSPLMTVEVKSKPFQVGERSIHDIEEKFMMKDFALRLHGIKKTDSLTNSNSCKATTHLNIVTDQNAQCPSRVVERVKGDSNGPSGSFQSKLSNFLTVNKRKREDITTQLSEVPVLRNQTSECQLKKSDIDIHDAVTSLPFNHHHIDDSTEFTDAEPPKHHSTDVIINKTRNNSGLQPKLAEDPSGEQNSSSPDDVPSITTPCKGLGNLLEDLPVASPPAQSSIELLDAPVPFSAQQICSTLQFSFQDLHSRRMQRLSRLQSGKFTFGGSKRSHRSYAAATLELSQPDNEERKLRALAAATTELERLFRKEDFGRMKVIGQFNLGFIIGKLDQDLFIVDQHAADEKYNFERLCQSTILNQQPLLRPLRLELSPEEEVVASMNLDIIRKNGFALEEDPHALPGHHFKLKAVPFSKNITFGVEGHAYCVLVLL